A single genomic interval of Perca fluviatilis chromosome 19, GENO_Pfluv_1.0, whole genome shotgun sequence harbors:
- the gpatch11 gene encoding LOW QUALITY PROTEIN: G patch domain-containing protein 11 (The sequence of the model RefSeq protein was modified relative to this genomic sequence to represent the inferred CDS: deleted 2 bases in 1 codon), producing the protein MSDEEEDYMSDAFLSKIQDVKPGVSMVRRVKEALKKETQQKETNIKNRQKTFKEQEKESREAALQNSICNANKGFALLQKMGYKAGQGLGKAGAGRVDPIPLNIKTDRGGIGMEEVKKRKAEEELEHYRQKVRARQQNETKSLEDFRSRVRTEREERKIEGDLRRSQRACEQLDSQKGITVPREDWYWPKAETDDDEDGLKEEEEEEEEGGDDKEEEEEEIVELTSFDKLQILTSYLRGIHFYCIWCGTTYNDEEDLCSNCPGDTAADHE; encoded by the exons ATGTCTGATGAGGAAGAGGACTATATGTCTGATGCATTTCTCAGTAAAAT ACAAGATGTGAAGCCAGGTGTCAGCATGGTGAGGCGAGTAAAAGAAGCCTTGAAGAAGGAGACACAGCAAAAGGAGACGAACATCAAAAACCGTCAAAAGACCTTTAAGGAGCAGGAGAAGGAAAGCAGAGAGGCAGCTTTACAAAACTCCATTTGCAATGCGAACAAGGGATTTGCACTTCTGCAGAAAATGGGTTACAAAGCTGGCCAAGGCCTCGGGAAGGCGG GTGCAGGAAGGGTTGATCCAATTCCTCTTAATATTAAAACCG ACAGAGGTGGCATTGGAATGGAAgaggtgaaaaaaagaaaagcagaggaGGAACTTGAACATTATCGTCAGAAAGTACGAGCCAGACAACAGAATGAGACCAAGTCTCTGGAAGATTTTAG GTCAAGAgtaaggacagagagagaggagcgaaAGATTGAAGGAGATCTCAGAAGGAGTCAGCGAGCCTGTGAGCAGCTTGACAGTCAGAAG GGCATCACTGTGCCTAGGGAAGACTGGTACTGGCCTAAAGCAGAGACAGATGACGATGAAGACGGTcttaaggaggaggaggaggaggaggaggag ggaggggacgacaaggaggaggaggaagaggagattgTGGAATTAACC TCGTTTGACAAACTGCAAATTTTGACATCCTATTTGAGAGGAATCCATTTTTACTGCATATGGTGTGGGACAACATATAATG aTGAAGAGGACTTGTGCTCCAACTGTCCCGGGGATACAGCAGCAGACCATGAATGA
- the LOC120547580 gene encoding interferon-induced, double-stranded RNA-activated protein kinase-like isoform X4, producing the protein MNVAKLNEYAQRQRLELKYEDVGSVGPDHIKTFTVRAVLDGKAYPDGVGKNKKEAKQNAARNALRGLLEEPIDPTGEEKYSGTPSKPKEELNQNVLDICEKTKSLSVRTTGDVFTDTNYIGMINSYCQRKKLSHDYILEKRCGPPHNPQFFYKLVINNKEYPVGEGKNAKEAKQKAAQLALSALQEQTDWDSKVSVWPAVSEDSAPAKLSTPPSTPDSHDAKSKSVPVTTTSDSAVFTNSLNPPKDQIQSPDVKPKIKIAAKFPNACKNHKEDIMVNFNVKNTDNSQSEKTTNQSAISRFTSDFDSIVCLGKGAFGQVFKAQQKLIKKYYAIKIVRCKEIKKALREVMALSDLHHGNIVRYYTCWLEDSGYQWDKADDSGSTSQSTGNSSVKYLYIQMELCDTRTLRVWIDEKNIQNVKKSLRDSKRRDESLTIAQQMVSAVEYIHSKMLIHRDLKPANIMFGQDGEVKIGDFGLVTDENDDDAENLLERTVYKGTPSYMAPEQKRKSTYDRKVDIFALGLIYFELLWNLSVGNERKVLFSTGT; encoded by the exons ATGAACGTAGCTAAACTGAACGAGTATGCACAGAGACAACGCTTGGAGCTGAAATATGAGGACGTTGGATCCGTTGGCCCTGATCACATTAAAAC ATTTACCGTAAGAGCAGTCCTGGATGGTAAGGCGTATCCTGATGGCGTGGGGAAGAACAAGAAGGAAGCCAAACAGAACGCTGCAAGAAATGCCCTGAGGGGCTTGTTGGAGGAACCAATCGACCCT ACTGGAGAAGAGAAATACAGTGGCACGCCAAGCAAACCAAAGGAGGAATTGAATCAAAATGTGTTGGACATCTG TGAAAAGACAAAGAGCTTGAGTGTGAGAACTACAGGCGACGTTTTTACAGACACAAATTACATAGGAATGATCAACAGCTACTGTCAGAGAAAAAAGCTCTCCCATGACTACATCTTAGAGAAAAGATGCGGTCCACCTCATAACCCTCA GTTTTTCTACAAACTAGTGATCAACAATAAGGAGTACCCTGTGGGTGAGGGTAAGAATGCCAAGGAAGCCAAACAGAAAGCAGCTCAGCTGGCCTTGTCTGCTCTTCAAGAACAGACAGATTGGGACAGCAAG GTATCTGTTTGGCCAGCTGTGTCTGAAGACAGTGCGCCAGCCAAGCTGTCCACCCCACCGAGCACACC GGACTCCCATGATGCAAAATCAAAAAGCGTGCCAGTGACAACTACAAGTGACTCAGCTGTTTTCACCAATTCATTGAATCCTCCCAAGGATCAG ATTCAAAGTCCTGATGTGAAGCCCAAAATAAA AATTGCAGCAAAGTTCCCAAATGCCTGCAAAAACCATAAAGAG gaTATAATGGTCAATTTCAATGTCAAGAATACAGATAATAGTCAGAGTGAGAAAACAACAAACCAGTCAGCGATCTCAAG GTTTACATCAGATTTTGACTCCATAGTGTGCCTTGGCAAAGGAGCCTTTGGTCAAGTTTTTAAAGCTCAACAAAAACTGATAAAGAAGTATTATGCCATAAAAATTGTCCGCTGCAAAGA AATAAAAAAAGCTCTACGAGAGGTTATGGCATTATCAGACCTCCATCATGGCAACATTGTTCGATACTACACATGTTGGTTGGAGGATTCAGGATACCAATGGGACAAGGCAGATGACAGTGGTAGCACTTCACA GTCGACTGGTAATTCATCGGTAAAGTACCTTTATATTCAGATGGAGTTGTGTGACACCAGAACCCTTAGAGTGTGGATTGACGAGAAGAATATTCAGAATGTGAAGAAATCTCTGCGAGACTCCAAAAGAAGAGATGAGAGTCTAACTATTGCTCAGCAAATGGTCAGTGCAGTCGAGTACATTCACTCTAAGATGCTCATCCACAGAGACCTGAAG CCTGCCAACATCATGTTTGGGCAAGATGGAGAAGTGAAGATCGGAGACTTTGGTCTGGTCACTGATGagaatgatgatgatgctgagaACCTTTTGGAGAGAACTGTGTACAAAGGAACCCCATCTTACATGGCTCCTGAGCAG AAGAGAAAGAGCACTTATGACCGAAAAGTGGACATATTTGCTTTgggtttgatatattttgagcTCCTTTGGAACCTCTCTGTCGGCAACGAAAGGAAAGTG CTCTTTTCGACGGGGACCTGA
- the LOC120547580 gene encoding interferon-induced, double-stranded RNA-activated protein kinase-like isoform X3, with amino-acid sequence MNVAKLNEYAQRQRLELKYEDVGSVGPDHIKTFTVRAVLDGKAYPDGVGKNKKEAKQNAARNALRGLLEEPIDPTGEEKYSGTPSKPKEELNQNVLDICEKTKSLSVRTTGDVFTDTNYIGMINSYCQRKKLSHDYILEKRCGPPHNPQFFYKLVINNKEYPVGEGKNAKEAKQKAAQLALSALQEQTDWDSKVSVWPAVSEDSAPAKLSTPPSTPDSHDAKSKSVPVTTTSDSAVFTNSLNPPKDQIQSPDVKPKIKIAAKFPNACKNHKEDIMVNFNVKNTDNSQSEKTTNQSAISRFTSDFDSIVCLGKGAFGQVFKAQQKLIKKYYAIKIVRCKEIKKALREVMALSDLHHGNIVRYYTCWLEDSGYQWDKADDSGSTSQSTGNSSVKYLYIQMELCDTRTLRVWIDEKNIQNVKKSLRDSKRRDESLTIAQQMVSAVEYIHSKMLIHRDLKPANIMFGQDGEVKIGDFGLVTDENDDDAENLLERTVYKGTPSYMAPEQKRKSTYDRKVDIFALGLIYFELLWNLSVGNERKVTKIIKSMLCAKPEDRPEASKLKMDLEECTRTLTMFKDMRRDNRTV; translated from the exons ATGAACGTAGCTAAACTGAACGAGTATGCACAGAGACAACGCTTGGAGCTGAAATATGAGGACGTTGGATCCGTTGGCCCTGATCACATTAAAAC ATTTACCGTAAGAGCAGTCCTGGATGGTAAGGCGTATCCTGATGGCGTGGGGAAGAACAAGAAGGAAGCCAAACAGAACGCTGCAAGAAATGCCCTGAGGGGCTTGTTGGAGGAACCAATCGACCCT ACTGGAGAAGAGAAATACAGTGGCACGCCAAGCAAACCAAAGGAGGAATTGAATCAAAATGTGTTGGACATCTG TGAAAAGACAAAGAGCTTGAGTGTGAGAACTACAGGCGACGTTTTTACAGACACAAATTACATAGGAATGATCAACAGCTACTGTCAGAGAAAAAAGCTCTCCCATGACTACATCTTAGAGAAAAGATGCGGTCCACCTCATAACCCTCA GTTTTTCTACAAACTAGTGATCAACAATAAGGAGTACCCTGTGGGTGAGGGTAAGAATGCCAAGGAAGCCAAACAGAAAGCAGCTCAGCTGGCCTTGTCTGCTCTTCAAGAACAGACAGATTGGGACAGCAAG GTATCTGTTTGGCCAGCTGTGTCTGAAGACAGTGCGCCAGCCAAGCTGTCCACCCCACCGAGCACACC GGACTCCCATGATGCAAAATCAAAAAGCGTGCCAGTGACAACTACAAGTGACTCAGCTGTTTTCACCAATTCATTGAATCCTCCCAAGGATCAG ATTCAAAGTCCTGATGTGAAGCCCAAAATAAA AATTGCAGCAAAGTTCCCAAATGCCTGCAAAAACCATAAAGAG gaTATAATGGTCAATTTCAATGTCAAGAATACAGATAATAGTCAGAGTGAGAAAACAACAAACCAGTCAGCGATCTCAAG GTTTACATCAGATTTTGACTCCATAGTGTGCCTTGGCAAAGGAGCCTTTGGTCAAGTTTTTAAAGCTCAACAAAAACTGATAAAGAAGTATTATGCCATAAAAATTGTCCGCTGCAAAGA AATAAAAAAAGCTCTACGAGAGGTTATGGCATTATCAGACCTCCATCATGGCAACATTGTTCGATACTACACATGTTGGTTGGAGGATTCAGGATACCAATGGGACAAGGCAGATGACAGTGGTAGCACTTCACA GTCGACTGGTAATTCATCGGTAAAGTACCTTTATATTCAGATGGAGTTGTGTGACACCAGAACCCTTAGAGTGTGGATTGACGAGAAGAATATTCAGAATGTGAAGAAATCTCTGCGAGACTCCAAAAGAAGAGATGAGAGTCTAACTATTGCTCAGCAAATGGTCAGTGCAGTCGAGTACATTCACTCTAAGATGCTCATCCACAGAGACCTGAAG CCTGCCAACATCATGTTTGGGCAAGATGGAGAAGTGAAGATCGGAGACTTTGGTCTGGTCACTGATGagaatgatgatgatgctgagaACCTTTTGGAGAGAACTGTGTACAAAGGAACCCCATCTTACATGGCTCCTGAGCAG AAGAGAAAGAGCACTTATGACCGAAAAGTGGACATATTTGCTTTgggtttgatatattttgagcTCCTTTGGAACCTCTCTGTCGGCAACGAAAGGAAAGTG ACCAAAATCATTAAGTCAATGCTGTGTGCGAAGCCAGAAGACCGACCTGAAGCAAGTAAACTAAAGATGGACTTGGAAGAGTGCACTcgtacacttacaatgtttaAAGATATGCGTCGTGACAATAGGACTGTCTGA
- the LOC120547580 gene encoding interferon-induced, double-stranded RNA-activated protein kinase-like isoform X1, which translates to MNVAKLNEYAQRQRLELKYEDVGSVGPDHIKTFTVRAVLDGKAYPDGVGKNKKEAKQNAARNALRGLLEEPIDPTGEEKYSGTPSKPKEELNQNVLDICEKTKSLSVRTTGDVFTDTNYIGMINSYCQRKKLSHDYILEKRCGPPHNPQFFYKLVINNKEYPVGEGKNAKEAKQKAAQLALSALQEQTDWDSKVSVWPAVSEDSAPAKLSTPPSTPDSHDAKSKSVPVTTTSDSAVFTNSLNPPKDQIQSPDVKPKIKIAAKFPNACKNHKEDIMVNFNVKNTDNSQSEKTTNQSAISRFTSDFDSIVCLGKGAFGQVFKAQQKLIKKYYAIKIVRCKEIKKALREVMALSDLHHGNIVRYYTCWLEDSGYQWDKADDSGSTSQSTGNSSVKYLYIQMELCDTRTLRVWIDEKNIQNVKKSLRDSKRRDESLTIAQQMVSAVEYIHSKMLIHRDLKPANIMFGQDGEVKIGDFGLVTDENDDDAENLLERTVYKGTPSYMAPEQKRKSTYDRKVDIFALGLIYFELLWNLSVGNERKVIWDDARNQKFPQGFPQNFPQETKIIKSMLCAKPEDRPEASKLKMDLEECTRTLTMFKDMRRDNRTV; encoded by the exons ATGAACGTAGCTAAACTGAACGAGTATGCACAGAGACAACGCTTGGAGCTGAAATATGAGGACGTTGGATCCGTTGGCCCTGATCACATTAAAAC ATTTACCGTAAGAGCAGTCCTGGATGGTAAGGCGTATCCTGATGGCGTGGGGAAGAACAAGAAGGAAGCCAAACAGAACGCTGCAAGAAATGCCCTGAGGGGCTTGTTGGAGGAACCAATCGACCCT ACTGGAGAAGAGAAATACAGTGGCACGCCAAGCAAACCAAAGGAGGAATTGAATCAAAATGTGTTGGACATCTG TGAAAAGACAAAGAGCTTGAGTGTGAGAACTACAGGCGACGTTTTTACAGACACAAATTACATAGGAATGATCAACAGCTACTGTCAGAGAAAAAAGCTCTCCCATGACTACATCTTAGAGAAAAGATGCGGTCCACCTCATAACCCTCA GTTTTTCTACAAACTAGTGATCAACAATAAGGAGTACCCTGTGGGTGAGGGTAAGAATGCCAAGGAAGCCAAACAGAAAGCAGCTCAGCTGGCCTTGTCTGCTCTTCAAGAACAGACAGATTGGGACAGCAAG GTATCTGTTTGGCCAGCTGTGTCTGAAGACAGTGCGCCAGCCAAGCTGTCCACCCCACCGAGCACACC GGACTCCCATGATGCAAAATCAAAAAGCGTGCCAGTGACAACTACAAGTGACTCAGCTGTTTTCACCAATTCATTGAATCCTCCCAAGGATCAG ATTCAAAGTCCTGATGTGAAGCCCAAAATAAA AATTGCAGCAAAGTTCCCAAATGCCTGCAAAAACCATAAAGAG gaTATAATGGTCAATTTCAATGTCAAGAATACAGATAATAGTCAGAGTGAGAAAACAACAAACCAGTCAGCGATCTCAAG GTTTACATCAGATTTTGACTCCATAGTGTGCCTTGGCAAAGGAGCCTTTGGTCAAGTTTTTAAAGCTCAACAAAAACTGATAAAGAAGTATTATGCCATAAAAATTGTCCGCTGCAAAGA AATAAAAAAAGCTCTACGAGAGGTTATGGCATTATCAGACCTCCATCATGGCAACATTGTTCGATACTACACATGTTGGTTGGAGGATTCAGGATACCAATGGGACAAGGCAGATGACAGTGGTAGCACTTCACA GTCGACTGGTAATTCATCGGTAAAGTACCTTTATATTCAGATGGAGTTGTGTGACACCAGAACCCTTAGAGTGTGGATTGACGAGAAGAATATTCAGAATGTGAAGAAATCTCTGCGAGACTCCAAAAGAAGAGATGAGAGTCTAACTATTGCTCAGCAAATGGTCAGTGCAGTCGAGTACATTCACTCTAAGATGCTCATCCACAGAGACCTGAAG CCTGCCAACATCATGTTTGGGCAAGATGGAGAAGTGAAGATCGGAGACTTTGGTCTGGTCACTGATGagaatgatgatgatgctgagaACCTTTTGGAGAGAACTGTGTACAAAGGAACCCCATCTTACATGGCTCCTGAGCAG AAGAGAAAGAGCACTTATGACCGAAAAGTGGACATATTTGCTTTgggtttgatatattttgagcTCCTTTGGAACCTCTCTGTCGGCAACGAAAGGAAAGTG aTTTGGGATGATGCCAGAAATCAAAAATTTCCTCAAGGATTTCCACAAAATTTTCCCCAGGAG ACCAAAATCATTAAGTCAATGCTGTGTGCGAAGCCAGAAGACCGACCTGAAGCAAGTAAACTAAAGATGGACTTGGAAGAGTGCACTcgtacacttacaatgtttaAAGATATGCGTCGTGACAATAGGACTGTCTGA
- the LOC120547580 gene encoding interferon-induced, double-stranded RNA-activated protein kinase-like isoform X2, translating into MNVAKLNEYAQRQRLELKYEDVGSVGPDHIKTFTVRAVLDGKAYPDGVGKNKKEAKQNAARNALRGLLEEPIDPTGEEKYSGTPSKPKEELNQNVLDICEKTKSLSVRTTGDVFTDTNYIGMINSYCQRKKLSHDYILEKRCGPPHNPQFFYKLVINNKEYPVGEGKNAKEAKQKAAQLALSALQEQTDWDSKVSVWPAVSEDSAPAKLSTPPSTPDSHDAKSKSVPVTTTSDSAVFTNSLNPPKDQIQSPDVKPKIKIAAKFPNACKNHKENTDNSQSEKTTNQSAISRFTSDFDSIVCLGKGAFGQVFKAQQKLIKKYYAIKIVRCKEIKKALREVMALSDLHHGNIVRYYTCWLEDSGYQWDKADDSGSTSQSTGNSSVKYLYIQMELCDTRTLRVWIDEKNIQNVKKSLRDSKRRDESLTIAQQMVSAVEYIHSKMLIHRDLKPANIMFGQDGEVKIGDFGLVTDENDDDAENLLERTVYKGTPSYMAPEQKRKSTYDRKVDIFALGLIYFELLWNLSVGNERKVIWDDARNQKFPQGFPQNFPQETKIIKSMLCAKPEDRPEASKLKMDLEECTRTLTMFKDMRRDNRTV; encoded by the exons ATGAACGTAGCTAAACTGAACGAGTATGCACAGAGACAACGCTTGGAGCTGAAATATGAGGACGTTGGATCCGTTGGCCCTGATCACATTAAAAC ATTTACCGTAAGAGCAGTCCTGGATGGTAAGGCGTATCCTGATGGCGTGGGGAAGAACAAGAAGGAAGCCAAACAGAACGCTGCAAGAAATGCCCTGAGGGGCTTGTTGGAGGAACCAATCGACCCT ACTGGAGAAGAGAAATACAGTGGCACGCCAAGCAAACCAAAGGAGGAATTGAATCAAAATGTGTTGGACATCTG TGAAAAGACAAAGAGCTTGAGTGTGAGAACTACAGGCGACGTTTTTACAGACACAAATTACATAGGAATGATCAACAGCTACTGTCAGAGAAAAAAGCTCTCCCATGACTACATCTTAGAGAAAAGATGCGGTCCACCTCATAACCCTCA GTTTTTCTACAAACTAGTGATCAACAATAAGGAGTACCCTGTGGGTGAGGGTAAGAATGCCAAGGAAGCCAAACAGAAAGCAGCTCAGCTGGCCTTGTCTGCTCTTCAAGAACAGACAGATTGGGACAGCAAG GTATCTGTTTGGCCAGCTGTGTCTGAAGACAGTGCGCCAGCCAAGCTGTCCACCCCACCGAGCACACC GGACTCCCATGATGCAAAATCAAAAAGCGTGCCAGTGACAACTACAAGTGACTCAGCTGTTTTCACCAATTCATTGAATCCTCCCAAGGATCAG ATTCAAAGTCCTGATGTGAAGCCCAAAATAAA AATTGCAGCAAAGTTCCCAAATGCCTGCAAAAACCATAAAGAG AATACAGATAATAGTCAGAGTGAGAAAACAACAAACCAGTCAGCGATCTCAAG GTTTACATCAGATTTTGACTCCATAGTGTGCCTTGGCAAAGGAGCCTTTGGTCAAGTTTTTAAAGCTCAACAAAAACTGATAAAGAAGTATTATGCCATAAAAATTGTCCGCTGCAAAGA AATAAAAAAAGCTCTACGAGAGGTTATGGCATTATCAGACCTCCATCATGGCAACATTGTTCGATACTACACATGTTGGTTGGAGGATTCAGGATACCAATGGGACAAGGCAGATGACAGTGGTAGCACTTCACA GTCGACTGGTAATTCATCGGTAAAGTACCTTTATATTCAGATGGAGTTGTGTGACACCAGAACCCTTAGAGTGTGGATTGACGAGAAGAATATTCAGAATGTGAAGAAATCTCTGCGAGACTCCAAAAGAAGAGATGAGAGTCTAACTATTGCTCAGCAAATGGTCAGTGCAGTCGAGTACATTCACTCTAAGATGCTCATCCACAGAGACCTGAAG CCTGCCAACATCATGTTTGGGCAAGATGGAGAAGTGAAGATCGGAGACTTTGGTCTGGTCACTGATGagaatgatgatgatgctgagaACCTTTTGGAGAGAACTGTGTACAAAGGAACCCCATCTTACATGGCTCCTGAGCAG AAGAGAAAGAGCACTTATGACCGAAAAGTGGACATATTTGCTTTgggtttgatatattttgagcTCCTTTGGAACCTCTCTGTCGGCAACGAAAGGAAAGTG aTTTGGGATGATGCCAGAAATCAAAAATTTCCTCAAGGATTTCCACAAAATTTTCCCCAGGAG ACCAAAATCATTAAGTCAATGCTGTGTGCGAAGCCAGAAGACCGACCTGAAGCAAGTAAACTAAAGATGGACTTGGAAGAGTGCACTcgtacacttacaatgtttaAAGATATGCGTCGTGACAATAGGACTGTCTGA